The following are from one region of the Ignavibacteriales bacterium genome:
- a CDS encoding helix-turn-helix transcriptional regulator, giving the protein MAQYINVVPEVLKSIRLSIGMDLAKISKKTKIPLDDLKSFESTTGKKPSLSELSLLAKAYNKPLAALLLYKPIKKPLQKDRKNC; this is encoded by the coding sequence ATGGCACAGTATATTAACGTAGTTCCGGAAGTACTTAAATCAATAAGACTATCTATTGGAATGGATCTCGCCAAGATTTCAAAAAAGACTAAAATTCCACTTGATGATTTAAAAAGCTTTGAGTCAACGACAGGGAAAAAACCTTCACTTAGTGAGCTAAGTTTACTTGCAAAAGCTTATAACAAACCATTAGCTGCATTACTCCTTTATAAACCAATCAAAAAGCCATTACAAAAAGATAGAAAGAACTGTTAA
- a CDS encoding ImmA/IrrE family metallo-endopeptidase codes for MKIVRFSDDAGLNDDPVKAANHFRKKWELDEIKELPNNDAALEGLIEKVEDLSIAVFQLPLTKDNLRGFSIIDEEIPIIVIKRGGDPATAKIFTLFHEVGHLLLNEAGICDVGFGNQQKIEKWCNAFASEILVPKK; via the coding sequence ATGAAAATTGTAAGGTTTTCGGATGATGCAGGCCTAAATGATGATCCTGTAAAAGCAGCAAATCATTTCAGAAAAAAATGGGAACTGGATGAAATAAAGGAATTACCCAATAATGATGCTGCTTTAGAAGGATTAATAGAAAAAGTTGAAGATCTCAGTATTGCTGTTTTCCAATTACCACTTACAAAAGATAACCTAAGAGGATTCTCAATTATTGATGAAGAGATTCCAATAATTGTAATTAAAAGAGGTGGAGACCCAGCTACAGCAAAAATCTTCACACTATTTCACGAAGTTGGACACCTCCTATTAAATGAGGCTGGTATTTGTGATGTAGGTTTCGGTAATCAACAAAAAATTGAGAAGTGGTGTAATGCTTTTGCATCCGAAATCCTCGTTCCCAAAAAATGA
- a CDS encoding DUF4411 family protein gives MSTDLFNQNIYVIDTSSLINLQEKFDYNNPVFKAIWEEIEELILIDNLLTIDFVEKEIIDDYLGKKDFLIKWMKRFKRRRKFVKKSDESVINEAIPIINSEFNTGFFKKEKIEKGKDEADPYLIAFCKLNGYILISDEKKFVSNKIPEVAKKNGVRCINLYEFFEERGLKMVRKNSS, from the coding sequence ATGAGCACAGACTTATTTAATCAAAATATTTACGTTATTGATACAAGCTCACTCATAAACCTTCAGGAAAAATTCGATTATAACAATCCAGTATTCAAAGCTATTTGGGAAGAAATTGAAGAATTAATTCTTATTGATAATTTATTGACAATAGATTTTGTTGAAAAAGAAATTATTGATGATTATCTGGGTAAAAAGGATTTTTTAATAAAATGGATGAAGCGATTTAAGCGGAGAAGAAAATTTGTTAAAAAATCTGATGAGTCAGTAATTAATGAGGCAATACCGATTATTAATAGTGAATTTAATACCGGCTTTTTTAAGAAAGAAAAAATTGAAAAAGGGAAAGATGAAGCCGACCCTTATCTTATAGCTTTCTGTAAATTAAATGGTTACATACTTATTTCTGATGAAAAGAAATTTGTATCAAATAAGATTCCAGAAGTGGCAAAGAAAAATGGAGTAAGATGTATTAATCTTTATGAATTTTTTGAAGAACGTGGTTTGAAGATGGTAAGAAAAAATAGCAGTTAG
- a CDS encoding T9SS type A sorting domain-containing protein → MTNTFTTSFGSKTEGSVVNIYTSGRHGILGKTSDFGQTWQDISGDLPYGWNNLIDANPVDGNLYVSTTNGGFRSIDEGLHWENIGIAFTSIAFNSTGDTFLGNGAYVYKADFGSLTFDAHYVAPINYINEIVVDDNDDIYLSTTEPISGIGFGVYYSNDGAETFNPINTGLTDLNVVALKNVDISGFEIFDCVKMLVAVAQSGSYYVKDNNNVWSEFSVGLGLGYVFTDIASLNTGTNLLIDVVSETGFHRLDNNNCSFSFNSALFNIELTTAFYWLQISGSGTGYYGTNGSGVVKQALVTSIENQVTELPQQFRLEQNYPNPFNPETVINYELPVNGKVILKVYDLLGREVAELVNEEKSPGRYAIKFSASSRGSNLSSGVYYYQLRAGTFIGTKKFVILK, encoded by the coding sequence ATGACAAACACTTTTACAACATCTTTCGGAAGCAAAACGGAAGGAAGCGTAGTAAATATCTACACATCTGGCAGACATGGAATACTCGGGAAAACTTCAGACTTCGGTCAAACCTGGCAAGATATTTCGGGAGACCTGCCGTATGGATGGAACAATTTAATAGATGCAAACCCGGTTGACGGGAATCTCTACGTTTCGACAACCAATGGTGGGTTCCGTTCAATTGATGAGGGTCTTCATTGGGAAAATATTGGAATAGCGTTTACAAGCATTGCATTTAATTCTACAGGCGACACATTTCTTGGTAATGGTGCTTATGTTTATAAAGCTGACTTCGGCTCACTAACATTCGATGCACATTATGTTGCCCCAATAAATTATATAAACGAAATTGTGGTTGATGATAATGATGATATTTACCTTTCCACAACAGAGCCCATTTCGGGAATCGGGTTCGGGGTTTATTATTCCAATGATGGTGCTGAAACTTTTAATCCGATAAACACAGGTTTAACAGACCTAAACGTTGTTGCTCTCAAAAATGTAGATATATCCGGATTTGAAATTTTTGATTGTGTAAAAATGCTAGTGGCAGTTGCTCAATCGGGCAGTTACTATGTGAAGGATAATAACAACGTATGGAGCGAATTTTCAGTTGGTCTCGGATTGGGATATGTTTTTACAGACATTGCCAGTCTGAACACCGGCACAAATTTGTTAATAGATGTTGTAAGTGAAACCGGCTTTCACAGGTTAGATAATAACAATTGCAGCTTCTCCTTTAACAGTGCTCTTTTTAATATTGAATTAACAACAGCCTTTTATTGGCTGCAAATTAGTGGTTCAGGAACAGGTTACTATGGTACGAATGGCAGCGGGGTTGTTAAGCAGGCACTTGTAACATCTATTGAAAATCAAGTAACTGAGCTGCCACAACAATTCAGATTGGAACAGAACTATCCCAATCCATTTAATCCGGAAACAGTAATTAATTACGAGTTGCCGGTAAATGGAAAAGTTATATTAAAGGTCTATGATCTTCTTGGTAGAGAAGTAGCTGAATTAGTGAATGAAGAAAAATCACCAGGTAGATATGCCATAAAATTTTCCGCCAGCAGCAGAGGAAGTAATCTTTCGAGCGGAGTTTATTATTATCAATTGAGAGCCGGAACGTTTATTGGTACAAAGAAGTTTGTGATACTCAAATAA
- a CDS encoding OmpA family protein, with amino-acid sequence MQIADSLEVWSKYDFVPGDKIIFLDNLEYEKHGEFPSKWDLVYGNVENAKLGENNVIAFMKNKSEISPLMKTAEYLPEVFTIEFDIYYHNKGNEAYYLNLKNLNVIDIRASKVSLGKFEGVPDISSSGEGWHHIALSFNKRALKVYFDQTRVLNIPNLEKKPTSFTISALSHGVAKGIPSMIKNIRVAEGGVELYDKLITDGRIVTRGIHFDVGKATIKPESMGVINEIVMLMKEHPEINFNIEGHTDSDGDDIFNQTLSENRAKAVKDVLVSLGIDSARLNTKGYGESIPLNNNLTPEDKANNRRVEFVKI; translated from the coding sequence ATGCAGATTGCCGATTCCTTAGAAGTATGGTCTAAATATGATTTCGTTCCCGGTGATAAAATAATTTTTCTTGATAATCTTGAATATGAAAAGCATGGTGAATTTCCTTCTAAATGGGATCTCGTATATGGAAATGTAGAGAATGCAAAGCTCGGTGAAAACAATGTAATTGCCTTCATGAAAAATAAATCTGAAATTTCACCGTTAATGAAAACTGCAGAGTATCTGCCGGAAGTTTTTACAATAGAATTTGATATCTATTATCATAACAAAGGAAACGAAGCATATTATCTCAATCTTAAAAATCTAAATGTTATAGACATTAGAGCAAGCAAAGTTTCGCTCGGCAAATTTGAAGGTGTGCCGGATATAAGTTCATCTGGTGAAGGATGGCATCATATCGCTTTATCATTTAATAAAAGAGCATTAAAAGTTTATTTTGATCAGACGAGAGTTTTAAACATTCCTAATTTAGAAAAGAAACCGACCTCATTTACTATCTCAGCCCTTAGCCACGGCGTCGCTAAAGGGATTCCTTCAATGATAAAAAATATAAGAGTTGCGGAGGGGGGTGTCGAACTGTATGATAAGCTGATTACTGATGGGCGAATTGTTACGAGAGGAATTCATTTTGATGTTGGCAAGGCAACTATAAAACCCGAATCAATGGGAGTAATAAATGAAATTGTCATGCTGATGAAAGAACACCCGGAAATAAATTTTAACATTGAAGGACATACAGATAGCGATGGTGATGACATTTTTAATCAAACACTATCCGAGAACAGGGCGAAAGCAGTTAAAGATGTTTTGGTTAGTCTTGGAATTGATTCAGCAAGGCTTAACACAAAGGGATATGGCGAAAGCATACCTCTTAATAATAATTTAACCCCCGAAGATAAAGCAAACAACCGGAGGGTTGAGTTTGTTAAAATTTAA
- a CDS encoding SBBP repeat-containing protein has translation MKKIIVLLAAFIFAINTFGQVVEEWVSRFNGVSNAVDEPTAMAVDDSGNVYITGRSTGVGSIVNPWDIVTIKYDSNGVEIWTATFGNDNNQEEANDIKVDNEGNVYITGYSVNDQLNTDLLTIKYDSNGDTVWVRKNKGPANEGGVATAIAIDTISGRVFVTGSSGFNNDYTTIAYEPNGAQLWVSSYDGPGNSIDIAYAIVYHSGAVLVTGSSRTTTMSQSDDYLTIKLSAATGDTIWTRRYDGSGF, from the coding sequence ATGAAAAAAATAATAGTACTTTTAGCAGCATTTATATTTGCTATAAATACTTTCGGGCAGGTGGTTGAAGAATGGGTTAGCCGTTTCAATGGAGTAAGTAATGCAGTAGATGAGCCAACGGCCATGGCTGTTGATGACTCAGGGAACGTGTACATAACAGGGAGATCAACAGGTGTGGGTTCAATTGTCAATCCATGGGATATAGTTACAATTAAATATGATTCAAATGGTGTGGAAATATGGACTGCGACTTTCGGTAATGACAATAACCAAGAAGAGGCAAATGATATTAAAGTTGACAATGAGGGGAATGTTTATATAACAGGTTACAGTGTTAATGATCAACTAAATACAGATCTTCTAACAATCAAATATGATTCAAATGGTGATACTGTTTGGGTAAGAAAAAATAAGGGCCCTGCAAATGAAGGTGGTGTTGCAACAGCTATTGCAATTGATACAATTTCAGGAAGAGTATTTGTCACGGGTTCAAGTGGATTTAATAATGACTATACAACTATTGCTTATGAACCGAATGGTGCACAGTTATGGGTCTCAAGTTATGACGGACCAGGAAACAGTATTGATATTGCTTATGCAATTGTTTATCACTCAGGTGCAGTATTAGTCACAGGAAGCAGCAGAACAACAACAATGTCTCAAAGCGACGATTATCTTACAATCAAATTATCTGCGGCAACCGGTGATACCATTTGGACAAGAAGATACGATGGTTCTGGATTTTGA
- a CDS encoding SBBP repeat-containing protein has protein sequence MVLDFDEPQSIAIDQAGNVYITGFGSSSPFTTDRDYLTIKYSTDGDELWVANYNNGSTDEASSVAVDNSGNVYVTGVSGGFGNDYATIKYNLSGVEQWVKRYHGGVPFSSNFDAASALTVDENSNVYVTGSSVVGLSTNDADFFTIKYSSDGDSLWTARYNGPGNGGDGGIDIVSDNFGNIYVIGTSIGIGTASDYTLIKYKQTPVSGLDAKTGNILIGYNLSNNYPNPFNPTTKIKYTIPSNVKSQTSNVSLKVYDILGNKVAELVNENKPAGEYEILFDASELPSGIYLYQLRAGDFVVSKKMTLIK, from the coding sequence ATGGTTCTGGATTTTGATGAACCACAATCAATCGCCATTGACCAGGCAGGTAATGTCTACATAACAGGTTTTGGTAGCAGCAGCCCGTTTACAACTGATAGAGATTATTTAACAATAAAATATAGCACAGACGGTGATGAATTATGGGTTGCAAATTACAACAACGGAAGTACTGATGAAGCGAGTTCAGTTGCTGTTGATAACTCCGGTAATGTTTATGTAACAGGGGTAAGTGGTGGATTTGGGAATGATTATGCAACAATAAAATATAATTTATCCGGAGTGGAGCAGTGGGTAAAACGATACCATGGCGGCGTACCCTTTAGCTCTAATTTCGATGCGGCAAGTGCATTAACTGTTGATGAAAATTCAAATGTCTATGTTACAGGTTCGAGTGTGGTGGGATTAAGCACCAACGATGCTGATTTTTTTACAATTAAATATAGTAGTGATGGCGACTCATTGTGGACTGCAAGATACAATGGACCCGGTAATGGGGGTGATGGAGGGATAGATATTGTATCGGATAATTTTGGGAATATATATGTAATTGGAACTAGTATAGGTATTGGAACTGCATCGGATTATACTCTAATAAAATATAAGCAAACTCCTGTCAGCGGGCTTGATGCTAAAACCGGAAACATTCTGATAGGGTATAATCTATCAAACAATTATCCAAATCCGTTTAATCCAACAACAAAAATAAAATACACAATTCCTTCAAACGTCAAAAGTCAAACGTCAAATGTGAGTTTGAAAGTTTATGATATACTTGGAAATAAAGTTGCTGAGCTTGTGAACGAAAACAAACCTGCAGGTGAATATGAAATTTTATTTGATGCATCCGAATTGCCAAGCGGGATATATCTCTACCAGTTGCGAGCTGGAGATTTTGTCGTATCGAAAAAAATGACGTTAATCAAATAG
- a CDS encoding restriction endonuclease subunit S, producing MAQTFGVNYPRTSFDALSRFKFALPNPTEQKSIGNVLFKLEDKIITHNCYRNQLRDIFSSMLNQLMTGQIRVIDIEFKEVEKVR from the coding sequence ATTGCCCAAACTTTTGGGGTAAATTATCCTAGAACCTCTTTTGATGCTTTAAGCAGATTTAAGTTTGCGTTACCAAATCCTACTGAGCAAAAAAGTATTGGTAATGTATTATTCAAGTTAGAGGATAAAATAATCACTCATAATTGCTATAGAAATCAATTGAGAGATATATTTAGTTCTATGCTTAATCAACTTATGACAGGTCAAATCCGGGTTATAGATATTGAATTCAAAGAAGTTGAGAAAGTACGCTAA
- a CDS encoding Fic family protein: protein MKPYKPENLPLQNLEWQHLISLISEANRKLARYDGILQTMPNPLLLLSPLTTQEAVLSSRIEGTQATLEEVLKFEADPKAETKKYDDIQEVINYRKATAVTVEEMKKRPISLNLIKNMHSVLLQSVRGENKARGEFRKIQNWIGKPGSTIEEASFVPPDPNELMKGLDNFEKYIHYEEKDRLVQLAIIHAQFEILHPFLDGNGRIGRILIPLFFFEKKILNTPMFYISAFFDSNRDEYYDKLKAVTDNKNWEGWIKFFLKGVIHQSEKNIDKAKSILQLYNKMKEKMISVTHSQYSIKVLDNLFNMPVFSSTDFIKNSNIPKASAKRILNRLEEAGTIKILTQGSGRKPTLYIFRQLIEIANE from the coding sequence ATGAAACCTTATAAACCTGAAAATCTTCCACTGCAGAATTTGGAATGGCAGCATCTGATCAGTTTAATAAGCGAAGCAAACAGGAAGTTAGCCCGCTACGATGGAATTCTGCAGACAATGCCAAATCCGTTATTGCTCCTTTCACCTCTCACAACACAAGAAGCAGTTCTCTCATCGCGTATTGAAGGGACACAAGCTACATTAGAAGAAGTCCTGAAATTTGAAGCTGATCCAAAAGCAGAAACAAAAAAGTATGATGACATTCAGGAAGTGATCAATTACAGAAAGGCAACTGCCGTAACCGTGGAAGAAATGAAAAAAAGACCGATCAGCCTTAACCTGATAAAAAATATGCATTCGGTTTTGCTGCAAAGTGTTAGAGGTGAAAACAAAGCACGCGGTGAATTCAGAAAAATTCAAAACTGGATTGGTAAACCGGGAAGCACAATTGAAGAAGCAAGTTTTGTTCCTCCAGATCCAAATGAGTTGATGAAAGGATTGGATAATTTTGAGAAATATATTCACTATGAGGAAAAAGACAGACTAGTTCAACTTGCAATTATTCACGCTCAGTTTGAAATATTACATCCATTCCTTGACGGCAACGGAAGGATTGGGAGGATTTTAATTCCGCTATTCTTTTTTGAGAAAAAAATACTCAACACACCGATGTTTTATATAAGTGCTTTCTTCGATTCCAACAGGGACGAATATTATGATAAACTAAAAGCTGTAACTGATAATAAGAATTGGGAAGGATGGATAAAGTTTTTCCTGAAAGGTGTTATTCACCAATCGGAGAAAAACATTGATAAAGCAAAATCAATCTTGCAGTTATATAATAAGATGAAAGAAAAAATGATAAGTGTAACGCATTCACAGTATTCAATAAAGGTACTGGACAACTTATTTAATATGCCTGTTTTTTCATCAACTGACTTTATTAAGAATTCAAATATTCCGAAAGCAAGCGCTAAGAGAATTTTAAACCGGCTTGAAGAAGCTGGAACAATTAAGATTCTTACTCAGGGGAGTGGAAGGAAGCCTACACTTTACATTTTCCGTCAACTAATTGAGATAGCTAATGAGTAA
- a CDS encoding dicarboxylate/amino acid:cation symporter, translating into MKFKPPKLHNQIIAALILGAVFGSIFNIKKDVLVIEYIKDKKTVTEKIERWQNFILVNPAESDSLFFDSKQQLLIINSLSKISESNQQSEAIVSSFIADQKLIPSKHFYNITSISKETTIPSDIKWIGDIFIRLLNMIAVPLVLASLVVGAASLGDIKKFARIGGKTISLYIFTTALAISIGLILANVIQPGTRMPAETKTSLLSVYGQEAQSKMNLQGNFSLIDQVVNLVPKNPITALANSEMIQIVFFAVFLGLVLSLISKEKSEPVIKFFDGLSESMIKMVDIIMLIAPLGVFALISATISEFGFDILQTLFWYAVTVLLGLLIQTFGVYALFIKFFSKFNVSTFFKGIRRVQTIGFSTSSSAATLPVNIECCHENLGISKSITSFVLPLGATINMDGTALYQGVAAVFIAQVFGIDLSLTQQLAIVFTATLASIGTAPVPGVGIIMLIIILKAVGIPEEGIALIIGIDRILDMCRTVTNVTGDAMVAAVIATSEKEEIKVDLSEA; encoded by the coding sequence ATGAAATTTAAACCGCCCAAACTTCACAACCAGATAATCGCTGCGCTGATTCTTGGGGCTGTGTTCGGTTCGATATTTAATATTAAAAAGGATGTGCTTGTTATTGAGTACATAAAAGATAAAAAAACCGTCACTGAAAAAATTGAGAGGTGGCAGAATTTTATTTTGGTGAATCCCGCCGAATCGGATTCTCTCTTTTTTGATTCTAAGCAGCAGCTTTTGATTATAAATTCTTTAAGTAAAATTTCAGAATCAAATCAACAATCAGAAGCAATTGTTTCATCCTTTATCGCTGATCAGAAATTAATTCCTTCAAAGCATTTTTATAATATTACTTCTATCAGTAAAGAAACGACGATTCCATCAGACATCAAATGGATTGGTGATATTTTTATCCGTCTCTTAAATATGATAGCTGTTCCGCTTGTGCTGGCTTCGCTTGTTGTGGGTGCAGCAAGTCTTGGAGATATAAAAAAGTTTGCACGAATCGGCGGAAAAACAATTTCACTATATATTTTTACCACCGCCCTTGCAATTTCTATCGGATTGATTTTAGCAAATGTCATTCAACCCGGTACGCGAATGCCTGCTGAGACGAAAACATCTTTGCTTTCTGTTTATGGGCAAGAAGCTCAAAGTAAAATGAATCTTCAAGGGAATTTCAGTTTAATAGATCAGGTTGTTAATCTCGTTCCGAAAAACCCAATTACTGCATTAGCAAACAGTGAAATGATTCAGATAGTTTTCTTTGCTGTTTTTCTCGGTTTGGTTTTAAGTCTGATCAGTAAAGAAAAATCAGAGCCTGTCATAAAATTTTTTGATGGACTCAGTGAATCAATGATCAAAATGGTTGACATCATTATGCTGATTGCACCGCTTGGAGTTTTCGCTTTAATCTCTGCAACAATCAGCGAGTTTGGTTTTGATATACTGCAAACTTTATTCTGGTATGCTGTAACTGTTTTGCTTGGATTGTTAATTCAGACATTCGGTGTTTATGCTTTGTTCATAAAGTTTTTCAGCAAGTTTAACGTGAGTACATTTTTTAAGGGGATCAGAAGAGTTCAAACGATTGGGTTCAGCACTAGTTCATCTGCGGCAACTTTGCCTGTAAACATTGAGTGCTGCCATGAAAATTTGGGGATATCCAAATCAATAACAAGTTTCGTTTTGCCTCTTGGTGCTACAATTAATATGGACGGCACTGCTCTTTATCAGGGGGTGGCGGCAGTATTTATTGCACAGGTTTTTGGAATTGATCTGAGTTTAACTCAACAGCTCGCTATTGTATTTACCGCAACACTTGCATCAATCGGAACCGCACCTGTGCCGGGAGTAGGAATTATTATGTTAATCATTATTTTAAAGGCAGTTGGAATTCCAGAAGAAGGAATTGCTTTGATAATTGGAATTGACAGAATACTTGATATGTGCCGCACGGTAACTAATGTAACTGGCGATGCGATGGTGGCAGCAGTAATTGCTACTTCGGAAAAAGAAGAAATAAAGGTTGATTTGAGTGAAGCTTAA